The proteins below are encoded in one region of Segatella copri:
- the pfkA gene encoding 6-phosphofructokinase yields the protein MAKIKTIGILTSGGDAPGMNAAIRAVTRSAIYNGFTVKGIYRGYDGLINDEIKTFSTENVSGIIGTGGTMLKTARSKEFMTEEGRQKAFETIQKEEIDALVVIGGNGSLTGAMNFAREFDVCCIGLPGTIDNDLYGTDNTIGYDTTMNTIVECVDRIRDTAQSHERIFFIEVMGRDAGFLAQNSAIASGAEAAIIPEDSTDVDQLAQFMERGIRKSKKSCIVIVSESPKCGALYYADRVRKEFPEFDVRVSILGHLQRGGRPSARDRILASRTGCGAIEAIMQGQRNVMIGVRNNEVVYVPLSEAIRSDKPFDRKLIKVLDELSI from the coding sequence ATGGCAAAGATTAAGACTATTGGAATTTTAACATCTGGAGGAGATGCTCCAGGTATGAATGCTGCTATCCGTGCGGTTACCCGTTCGGCTATCTACAACGGTTTCACTGTGAAAGGTATCTATCGTGGTTACGATGGTCTCATCAATGATGAAATTAAAACCTTTTCTACAGAGAATGTAAGCGGTATCATCGGCACAGGTGGTACGATGCTGAAGACAGCCCGTTCTAAGGAATTCATGACCGAGGAAGGTCGTCAGAAAGCATTTGAAACGATTCAGAAAGAGGAAATAGATGCGCTTGTCGTGATTGGCGGTAACGGTTCGCTGACCGGTGCGATGAATTTCGCACGTGAGTTTGATGTATGCTGCATCGGATTGCCAGGAACAATTGATAATGACCTTTATGGTACAGACAATACAATCGGTTATGATACTACGATGAATACCATCGTAGAATGTGTAGACCGCATCCGTGATACTGCGCAGAGCCACGAGCGTATCTTCTTTATCGAGGTGATGGGCCGTGATGCCGGTTTCCTGGCGCAGAATTCAGCTATCGCCAGTGGAGCTGAGGCAGCTATCATTCCAGAGGATTCTACCGATGTAGACCAGTTGGCTCAGTTCATGGAGCGTGGTATCCGTAAGTCTAAGAAGAGTTGTATCGTCATCGTGTCAGAGAGTCCTAAGTGCGGTGCTCTTTATTATGCCGACCGTGTGCGCAAGGAGTTCCCTGAGTTTGATGTACGTGTATCTATCCTGGGTCACTTGCAGCGTGGCGGCCGTCCATCAGCCCGTGACCGTATTCTTGCGAGCCGTACCGGTTGTGGTGCCATCGAGGCTATCATGCAGGGACAGCGCAATGTGATGATTGGTGTACGCAATAACGAGGTGGTATACGTTCCGCTTTCTGAAGCCATCCGCTCAGATAAGCCATTCGACCGTAAACTCATCAAGGTTTTGGACGAGTTGAGTATCTAA
- a CDS encoding PCMD domain-containing protein has product MKQSRFIVAALSMSCITTLSSCFKEEPLNAECDIEQAYIHADNKNLLNLLFTNPSDTLVNVQSDQTNIEFTMRPFAALTKQAPIFRLTPGATISPESGSLQDFSKGPVTYTVTSEDKQWSRTYQVSIKKGQTTMPNEIEFEFENAYLSKGYYNWQENWNGNKLDIWATGNSGFQMSNSSSKPEEYPTVMIEDGHKGKGVKLTTQRTSKIAYMVHKPIAAGNLFIGQFDATDALRDAMKATKFGHPFSFSAKPAKLEGWYKYQAGEKFTDKNMKELDRHDYGTIYAVLYENIDEKGNAVLLYGDNVQTSKQIVALALVGETHDDNGKVAIGNTPEWHHFSVDFEYKKAIDPIKLKNGGYSLTIVSSSSSDGANFLGAKGSTLWIDSFKLICK; this is encoded by the coding sequence ATGAAACAGTCTAGATTTATAGTAGCCGCTCTATCAATGAGTTGCATCACTACCCTCTCCTCCTGCTTCAAGGAAGAACCACTCAATGCCGAATGCGACATCGAGCAGGCATACATACATGCAGACAACAAGAATTTATTGAACTTATTGTTTACTAATCCATCTGATACATTGGTCAATGTGCAGAGTGATCAGACAAACATCGAGTTCACAATGAGACCATTTGCCGCCCTTACCAAACAGGCGCCAATATTCCGCCTCACACCTGGAGCGACCATCTCACCTGAAAGTGGAAGCCTTCAGGATTTCTCAAAAGGACCTGTAACATATACAGTTACTTCTGAAGACAAGCAATGGAGCCGCACCTATCAGGTAAGCATCAAGAAGGGACAGACCACCATGCCAAACGAGATTGAATTCGAATTTGAAAACGCATACCTCAGCAAGGGATACTACAACTGGCAAGAGAACTGGAACGGCAATAAACTCGACATCTGGGCTACCGGAAACTCAGGATTCCAAATGAGTAACAGTTCATCTAAACCGGAAGAATATCCTACCGTGATGATAGAAGATGGGCACAAGGGAAAGGGCGTGAAGCTCACTACTCAGCGCACAAGCAAGATCGCTTATATGGTACACAAGCCTATCGCTGCCGGCAACCTCTTCATCGGACAGTTTGATGCCACCGATGCCCTGCGCGATGCAATGAAGGCAACAAAGTTCGGTCATCCATTCAGCTTCAGTGCCAAGCCTGCTAAGTTAGAAGGATGGTATAAGTATCAGGCTGGCGAAAAATTCACCGACAAGAATATGAAAGAACTTGACCGCCATGACTACGGAACCATATATGCTGTACTCTATGAGAACATCGATGAAAAGGGAAATGCCGTATTGCTCTACGGAGATAATGTACAGACCAGCAAACAGATAGTAGCACTTGCTCTGGTAGGTGAAACCCATGATGACAACGGAAAAGTTGCCATTGGAAACACGCCGGAATGGCATCACTTCAGCGTGGATTTCGAGTATAAGAAAGCCATAGACCCAATCAAGTTGAAGAATGGTGGCTACAGTCTCACTATTGTCAGTTCATCCAGTTCAGATGGAGCTAACTTCCTGGGTGCCAAAGGTAGTACCCTTTGGATAGACAGTTTCAAGTTGATTTGCAAATAA
- the atpC gene encoding ATP synthase F1 subunit epsilon — MLQLKIVSPEKVVFQGEVESVLVPGTLGSFEILKDHAPIISSLEVGKVEYTTKEGKQVMNIKGGFVECKKNEVSLCVEV; from the coding sequence ATGTTACAGCTAAAGATAGTATCTCCTGAGAAAGTAGTCTTCCAGGGTGAGGTAGAGAGCGTACTGGTTCCGGGAACCCTCGGCTCGTTCGAGATTCTCAAGGATCACGCGCCTATCATCTCTTCGCTCGAAGTGGGCAAGGTGGAATACACTACCAAGGAAGGCAAGCAGGTAATGAACATCAAGGGCGGATTCGTGGAATGTAAGAAAAACGAAGTAAGCCTTTGCGTAGAAGTTTAG
- the rpsA gene encoding 30S ribosomal protein S1, which produces MSDLKNVKPLDDFNWDEFENGTSANVSKTDLEKAYDETLNKVTEHQVVEGTVISVDKKEVIVNIGYKSDGIIPASEFRYNPDLKVGDKVEVYVENQEDVKGQLVLSHKKARLSKSWERVNAALENEEVIQGYIKCRTKGGMIVDVFGIEAFLPGSQIDVHPIRDYDVFVGKTMEFKVVKINQEFRNVVVSHKALIEQELEQQRKEIIGKLEKGQILEGTVKNITTYGVFVDLGGVDGLIHITDLSWGRVSDPHEVVSLDQKINVVILDFDEEKKRIALGLKQLTPHPWDALDPNLKVGDHVKGKVVVMADYGAFVEIAPGVEGLIHVSEMSWSQHLRSAQDFMKVGDEVEAVILTLDRAERKMSLGIKQLKEDPWEAIETKYPVGSKHTAKVRNFTNFGIFVELEEGVDGLIHISDLSWTKKVKHPSEFTSVGASIDVVVLEIDKENRRLSLGHKQLEKNPWDEYEAIYTPGSVHQGTITELMDKGAVVALAEGGEGFATPKHLTKEDGTMAKKGETLDFKVIEFVKETKRIILSHSRTFEEGNEPVAKPTHKRANGGRKNNNETAMINNVAASTSLGDIDALAKLKAQMEGKA; this is translated from the coding sequence ATGTCAGATTTAAAGAACGTAAAGCCATTGGACGACTTCAATTGGGATGAGTTTGAGAATGGCACAAGCGCAAACGTCAGCAAAACAGACCTCGAGAAGGCCTATGACGAAACTCTTAACAAGGTAACAGAACACCAGGTTGTAGAGGGTACAGTAATCTCTGTAGACAAGAAAGAGGTTATCGTAAACATCGGTTACAAGAGCGATGGTATTATCCCTGCTTCTGAATTCCGTTACAACCCAGACCTCAAGGTAGGCGACAAGGTTGAGGTTTATGTAGAGAACCAGGAGGACGTAAAGGGCCAGTTGGTACTCTCTCACAAGAAGGCTCGCCTCAGCAAGTCTTGGGAGCGTGTTAATGCAGCTCTCGAGAACGAGGAAGTTATCCAGGGTTACATCAAGTGCCGCACTAAGGGCGGTATGATCGTTGACGTTTTCGGTATCGAAGCTTTCTTGCCAGGAAGCCAGATCGACGTTCACCCTATACGCGACTACGACGTATTCGTAGGCAAGACAATGGAGTTCAAGGTTGTAAAGATCAACCAGGAGTTCCGCAATGTCGTTGTATCTCACAAGGCTCTCATCGAGCAGGAGCTCGAGCAGCAGCGTAAGGAGATCATCGGCAAGCTCGAGAAGGGTCAGATCCTCGAGGGTACCGTTAAGAACATCACTACTTACGGTGTATTCGTTGACCTCGGCGGTGTTGACGGTTTGATCCACATCACAGACCTCTCTTGGGGCCGCGTAAGCGATCCACACGAGGTTGTATCTCTCGACCAGAAGATCAACGTTGTTATCCTCGACTTCGATGAGGAGAAGAAGCGTATCGCTCTCGGTTTGAAGCAGCTCACTCCACATCCATGGGATGCACTTGATCCAAACCTCAAGGTAGGTGATCACGTGAAGGGTAAGGTAGTGGTTATGGCTGACTACGGTGCATTCGTTGAGATTGCTCCAGGTGTAGAGGGCTTGATCCACGTATCTGAGATGTCTTGGAGCCAGCACTTGCGTTCTGCTCAGGACTTCATGAAGGTAGGTGACGAGGTAGAGGCAGTTATCCTGACTCTCGACCGCGCTGAGCGCAAGATGAGCCTTGGTATCAAGCAGCTCAAGGAAGATCCATGGGAGGCTATCGAGACTAAGTATCCTGTTGGCAGCAAGCACACAGCTAAGGTTCGCAACTTCACTAACTTCGGTATCTTCGTAGAGCTCGAGGAAGGTGTTGATGGTTTGATCCACATCTCTGACCTCTCTTGGACTAAGAAGGTTAAGCACCCATCTGAGTTCACTTCTGTAGGCGCTTCTATCGATGTAGTAGTTCTCGAAATCGATAAGGAGAACCGTCGCTTGAGCCTCGGCCACAAGCAGTTGGAGAAGAACCCATGGGATGAGTATGAGGCAATCTACACTCCAGGTTCTGTTCACCAGGGTACTATCACTGAGTTGATGGACAAGGGTGCTGTTGTAGCTCTCGCTGAGGGTGGTGAAGGTTTCGCTACTCCTAAGCACCTCACTAAGGAGGACGGCACAATGGCTAAGAAGGGCGAGACTCTCGACTTCAAGGTTATCGAGTTCGTTAAGGAGACAAAGCGCATCATCCTCTCTCACTCTCGTACATTCGAGGAGGGTAACGAGCCAGTTGCTAAGCCAACTCACAAGCGTGCAAACGGCGGTCGCAAGAACAACAACGAGACAGCTATGATCAACAACGTTGCTGCTAGCACATCACTCGGTGATATCGATGCACTCGCTAAGTTGAAGGCTCAGATGGAGGGCAAGGCTTAA
- a CDS encoding porin family protein, giving the protein MKKIIILALLLTWGTASWAGENENQKTEEHKQVEESKRTSWNKYLHGYQYQARVAYNLGGTAPIGLPATIRTLHSYTLQPNFSLGIDAYHPLSGKWGFVGGLHFENKGMKIDAGVKNYYMRIVRGGDELKGIFTGNVVTKVDMSLITVPLQATYDICDNLRFKLGPYVSYVTSKKFEGWAYDGYLRRQEEGHPKGDPTGQKVKLGHDEGERGDYDFSDDMRNWHVGVDFGIDWRLNNRWGICADLSWGLNGIFKKDFETIEQTMYPIYGSVGITYQLK; this is encoded by the coding sequence ATGAAGAAGATAATAATATTAGCTCTCCTGCTGACATGGGGCACTGCCTCATGGGCAGGAGAAAATGAGAATCAGAAGACTGAGGAGCACAAGCAGGTAGAAGAAAGCAAGCGCACCTCGTGGAACAAATATCTTCACGGCTACCAGTATCAGGCTCGTGTGGCATATAATTTGGGAGGTACAGCCCCTATCGGTCTTCCAGCCACCATCCGTACACTACACAGTTATACCCTGCAACCTAACTTCAGTCTGGGTATCGATGCTTATCACCCACTTTCAGGCAAATGGGGATTCGTTGGAGGACTTCACTTCGAAAACAAGGGCATGAAGATTGATGCAGGCGTAAAAAACTATTATATGAGGATAGTTCGTGGAGGCGATGAGCTGAAAGGTATATTTACAGGCAACGTGGTTACGAAGGTAGACATGAGTCTTATCACAGTACCATTGCAGGCAACATACGACATTTGCGACAACCTCCGTTTCAAGTTGGGTCCGTATGTTAGCTATGTGACATCAAAGAAGTTTGAAGGTTGGGCATACGATGGTTACTTGCGCCGCCAGGAGGAAGGTCATCCTAAGGGCGATCCTACTGGACAGAAGGTAAAATTGGGTCATGACGAAGGCGAGCGTGGTGATTACGATTTCAGCGATGACATGCGCAACTGGCATGTGGGCGTAGATTTCGGAATTGACTGGCGCTTGAACAACCGTTGGGGCATCTGTGCTGATCTGAGTTGGGGCTTAAATGGTATCTTCAAGAAAGATTTCGAGACCATTGAGCAGACGATGTATCCTATCTACGGCAGCGTAGGTATCACGTATCAGCTGAAGTAA
- the atpE gene encoding ATP synthase F0 subunit C, whose amino-acid sequence MLSLLLAAEIAKLGAAVGAGLAAIGAGIGIGRIGGQAMDAMARQPEKMGDLRSSMIIAAALVEGVAFFAVIIAILAIVM is encoded by the coding sequence ATGTTATCACTTTTATTAGCAGCAGAGATTGCAAAGTTGGGTGCCGCAGTAGGTGCAGGTTTGGCCGCTATTGGCGCAGGTATTGGTATCGGTCGCATTGGTGGCCAGGCTATGGACGCTATGGCTCGTCAGCCAGAGAAGATGGGCGACCTCCGTTCTTCTATGATTATCGCAGCTGCGTTGGTTGAGGGTGTTGCGTTCTTCGCTGTCATCATCGCCATCCTGGCAATCGTTATGTAA
- the atpD gene encoding F0F1 ATP synthase subunit beta, whose protein sequence is MSQINGRISQIIGPVIDVYFDTKGENPEKVLPKIYEALKVKRPDGRELVIEVQQHIGEDTVRCVAMDNTDGLQRGLEVIPTGNPIQMPAGEQIKGRMMNVIGQPIDGMNELDMKGAYPIHREAPKFDELSTHKEMLATGIKVIDLLEPYMKGGKIGLFGGAGVGKTVLIMELINNIAKGHNGYSVFAGVGERTREGNDLIRDMLESGVIKYGEKFRKAMEEGKWDLSLVDPEELAKSQATLVYGQMNEPPGARASVALSGLTVAEEFRDHGGKNGEAADIMFFIDNIFRFTQAGSEVSALLGRMPSAVGYQPTLASEMGAMQERITSTKNGSITSVQAVYVPADDLTDPAPATTFTHLDATTELSRKIASLGIYPAVDPLGSTSRILDPLIVGKAHYDCAQRVKQLLQRYNELQDIIAILGMDELSDEDKLTVNRARRVQRFLSQPFTVAEQFTGLKGVMVPIEETIKGFNAILDGEVDDLPEQAFLNVGTIEDAKEKAKQLLAAAQA, encoded by the coding sequence ATGTCACAAATTAACGGACGTATCTCTCAGATTATCGGTCCTGTTATCGACGTTTACTTCGATACAAAGGGCGAGAATCCAGAGAAGGTGCTTCCTAAAATTTATGAAGCTCTGAAGGTAAAACGTCCAGACGGCCGCGAGCTTGTCATCGAGGTGCAGCAGCACATCGGTGAGGATACAGTTCGCTGTGTCGCTATGGATAATACTGACGGTTTGCAGCGCGGCTTGGAGGTTATCCCTACAGGTAACCCAATCCAGATGCCAGCCGGAGAGCAGATCAAGGGCCGTATGATGAATGTCATCGGACAGCCTATTGATGGTATGAATGAATTGGACATGAAGGGCGCTTATCCTATCCACCGTGAGGCTCCGAAGTTTGACGAACTTTCTACTCACAAGGAGATGCTTGCTACCGGTATTAAGGTGATTGACCTGCTTGAGCCTTACATGAAGGGTGGTAAGATTGGTCTTTTCGGTGGTGCCGGTGTAGGTAAGACAGTGCTTATCATGGAGTTGATCAACAACATTGCCAAGGGACACAACGGTTACTCTGTATTTGCCGGAGTAGGTGAGCGTACCCGTGAGGGTAACGACTTGATTCGAGACATGCTCGAGTCTGGTGTTATCAAGTATGGCGAGAAGTTCCGTAAAGCGATGGAAGAAGGTAAGTGGGATCTCTCACTTGTCGATCCTGAGGAACTTGCCAAGAGTCAGGCTACCCTGGTATATGGTCAGATGAATGAGCCACCTGGGGCACGTGCTTCTGTAGCTCTCTCTGGTTTGACCGTAGCTGAGGAGTTCCGTGATCACGGAGGTAAGAATGGTGAGGCAGCGGATATCATGTTCTTCATCGATAACATCTTCCGTTTCACCCAGGCTGGTTCTGAGGTATCTGCGCTGTTGGGTCGTATGCCATCAGCCGTAGGTTATCAGCCAACGCTGGCTTCTGAGATGGGTGCCATGCAGGAGCGAATCACTTCTACCAAGAATGGTTCCATCACCTCTGTACAGGCCGTTTATGTGCCTGCCGATGACTTGACCGACCCTGCTCCAGCTACCACATTTACTCACCTGGATGCTACCACTGAGCTTTCCCGTAAGATTGCATCTCTCGGTATCTATCCTGCCGTAGACCCGCTGGGTTCTACCTCTCGTATCCTCGACCCGCTGATTGTGGGCAAGGCACACTACGATTGTGCACAGCGAGTAAAGCAGTTGTTGCAGCGTTACAACGAGTTGCAGGATATCATCGCCATCCTCGGTATGGATGAGCTCTCTGATGAGGATAAGTTGACCGTGAACCGTGCACGCCGTGTACAGCGTTTCCTGAGCCAGCCATTCACCGTAGCAGAGCAGTTCACCGGTTTGAAGGGTGTGATGGTTCCTATCGAAGAGACTATCAAGGGCTTCAACGCCATCCTCGACGGTGAGGTAGATGACCTGCCTGAGCAGGCATTCCTCAACGTAGGTACTATCGAGGATGCCAAGGAGAAGGCTAAGCAGTTGCTCGCAGCAGCACAGGCGTAA
- a CDS encoding SLC13 family permease, with protein sequence MTLVILAILILAYILIATENITKVNRAAVAIFAGTVGWVLYICFGMDFVTSEHSSDYSRYLNLGMWNEIESTSTTVKYFIARNIFLPYVGRAAEIVLFLLATMTIVEILNNNGCFDFIRQLLRTRSAKKMLWILAAVTFVISANLDNLTTTVMMLTMMHGVIPNRRQRMVYGGAILLSANCGGALTVIGNPEGLVMWNMGAVTATHYFLSLLLPCLAAWLIPLLMMQRMLPERVETEWIAMPYRGDDTRLNVWQRLLMLFVGIGGLWFIPTFHNITKLSPFLGALCVLGVLWIVNEIFNRKLMNMDAMADRRTPRVFQYGVVQMILFVMGIMLAIGVVKETGAFDDFSTLLNSVGMDDKRPGVLLHGVLAGIISTVLDNFATAMNFFSLHDLANVNDPSFSMLTDYHTNGIYWQMIAYCVMAGGNVLGIGTISGLALMKMERMHMGWYFRNIGWKALMGGVIGLAILWLSHILVAGAANLII encoded by the coding sequence ATGACACTAGTCATCCTTGCCATACTGATATTGGCATATATTCTCATTGCAACCGAGAATATTACCAAGGTGAACCGTGCTGCCGTAGCCATCTTTGCTGGAACGGTAGGATGGGTTCTCTATATCTGTTTCGGTATGGACTTTGTGACCAGTGAACACTCTTCTGATTATTCACGCTATCTGAATCTCGGAATGTGGAACGAGATAGAATCCACCAGTACAACGGTGAAGTATTTTATTGCCCGTAACATCTTCCTTCCTTATGTGGGTAGAGCAGCAGAAATCGTACTCTTCCTGCTAGCCACTATGACGATAGTTGAAATTCTCAATAACAACGGATGCTTCGATTTCATACGCCAGTTGTTACGTACCCGAAGCGCCAAGAAAATGCTATGGATTCTCGCTGCCGTAACCTTTGTTATCTCGGCAAATCTCGATAATCTTACTACAACAGTGATGATGCTTACGATGATGCATGGGGTGATTCCAAACCGTCGTCAGCGCATGGTGTATGGAGGTGCCATTCTTCTTTCTGCCAACTGTGGCGGAGCTCTTACCGTTATCGGAAATCCGGAAGGACTGGTGATGTGGAATATGGGTGCTGTAACGGCTACTCATTATTTCCTGTCGCTTCTGCTGCCATGTCTTGCAGCCTGGCTCATTCCGTTGTTGATGATGCAGCGCATGCTGCCTGAAAGAGTAGAGACAGAATGGATTGCTATGCCATACCGCGGGGATGATACCCGTCTCAATGTATGGCAGCGCTTGCTGATGCTCTTTGTGGGCATCGGTGGATTGTGGTTTATCCCTACCTTCCATAATATTACGAAATTAAGTCCTTTCCTCGGTGCGCTCTGCGTATTGGGCGTACTTTGGATTGTGAACGAGATATTCAACCGTAAACTCATGAATATGGATGCGATGGCTGACCGTCGTACTCCTAGAGTGTTCCAATACGGAGTTGTCCAGATGATTCTCTTCGTGATGGGTATCATGCTTGCCATCGGAGTGGTGAAGGAGACCGGAGCTTTTGACGATTTTTCTACTCTTCTTAACTCTGTCGGTATGGATGATAAGCGTCCTGGCGTGCTGTTGCATGGCGTCTTGGCGGGTATCATCAGTACTGTACTTGACAACTTTGCTACAGCCATGAACTTTTTCTCCCTTCATGATCTGGCAAATGTGAATGATCCTTCATTCAGTATGCTTACTGATTATCATACCAATGGTATCTACTGGCAGATGATTGCATATTGCGTAATGGCTGGTGGTAACGTTCTTGGTATCGGTACAATCAGCGGTCTTGCCCTGATGAAGATGGAACGTATGCACATGGGATGGTATTTCCGCAATATTGGCTGGAAAGCTTTGATGGGTGGCGTCATCGGACTTGCTATCCTTTGGCTCTCCCATATCCTGGTGGCTGGTGCCGCAAACCTAATTATTTAA
- a CDS encoding F0F1 ATP synthase subunit A translates to MKHLKQFLLMAMLLFTLAPLQVSAKENIDVKEILWGHIKDSYEWHITKVGDHPVVIHLPIIVNTTSGWHVFCSSEFSEEKDANGDRPGPFNLVIKNADAQANPNKIVEKVGGQEVRPLDISITKTVCVLFIDAIILLLCVLIPARWCRKHKVDDPAPKGFVGLMHMFIMSVYTDVIEATLGKEAPKYAPWLLTCFFFIFVANIMGIVPFPPGGGNLTGNIACTVFFGVTTFLITNFTGTKEYWKDIFWPEVPTWLKVPVPLMPFIELFGIFTKPLALIIRLFANMMAGHAIALSFAAIIFIMFNISENAIANYVAGTGMTIVSVAMSAFMMLLEVLVSYIQALVFTMLSAVFISLAHVKSHEAEPEVVK, encoded by the coding sequence ATGAAACATCTCAAGCAATTCCTCTTGATGGCGATGCTGCTCTTCACGCTGGCACCTCTGCAGGTATCGGCTAAGGAGAACATCGATGTGAAAGAGATATTGTGGGGTCATATCAAGGATTCTTATGAATGGCATATCACCAAGGTGGGAGATCATCCCGTAGTGATTCATCTGCCAATCATCGTTAACACCACTTCGGGCTGGCACGTGTTCTGCAGCAGCGAATTCTCGGAAGAGAAAGATGCCAATGGAGACCGTCCAGGACCTTTCAACCTGGTGATTAAGAACGCTGATGCGCAGGCGAATCCCAACAAGATAGTAGAGAAGGTGGGAGGCCAGGAGGTTCGTCCGCTTGACATCTCCATCACGAAGACCGTTTGCGTGCTCTTCATCGATGCTATCATCCTGTTGCTCTGTGTCCTGATACCAGCCCGCTGGTGCAGGAAGCACAAGGTGGATGACCCTGCACCAAAGGGATTTGTGGGACTGATGCACATGTTCATCATGTCGGTATATACCGATGTAATTGAGGCCACCCTGGGTAAGGAGGCGCCAAAGTACGCACCATGGTTGCTTACTTGCTTCTTCTTTATCTTCGTGGCGAACATCATGGGTATCGTACCATTCCCTCCAGGTGGTGGTAACCTGACGGGTAATATCGCCTGCACCGTATTCTTCGGTGTAACGACATTCCTGATCACCAACTTCACCGGTACCAAGGAATACTGGAAGGATATCTTCTGGCCGGAGGTACCAACCTGGTTGAAGGTCCCTGTGCCACTGATGCCATTCATCGAGCTCTTCGGAATCTTTACGAAACCGCTGGCTCTGATTATCCGACTCTTCGCCAACATGATGGCGGGTCACGCCATCGCACTTTCGTTTGCGGCTATCATTTTCATTATGTTCAACATCAGTGAGAATGCTATCGCCAACTATGTGGCAGGTACGGGTATGACAATAGTAAGTGTTGCGATGAGCGCCTTTATGATGCTCCTCGAAGTATTGGTAAGCTACATTCAGGCATTGGTATTCACCATGCTGAGTGCAGTATTCATCTCGCTGGCTCATGTAAAGTCTCATGAGGCTGAGCCAGAGGTAGTGAAGTAG